One part of the Calypte anna isolate BGI_N300 chromosome 14, bCalAnn1_v1.p, whole genome shotgun sequence genome encodes these proteins:
- the NUBP1 gene encoding cytosolic Fe-S cluster assembly factor NUBP1 isoform X2 codes for MAEAAVGTRPEECPGTSSAQAGRAAACQGCPNQSLCAGGAAGPDPAELRERLRSVKHTVLVLSGKGGVGKSTFSAILAHGLAADEAKQVALLDIDICGPSIPKMMGLEGEQVHQSGSGWSPVYVEENLGVMSVGFLLSSPDDAVIWRGPKKNGLIKQFLRDVDWGEIDYLIVDTPPGTSDEHLSIVQYLSAAHIDGAVIITTPQEISLQDVRKEINFCHKVKLPIIGVVENMSGFICPKCKNESQIFPPTTGGAEKMCQNLNVSLLGKVPLDPQIGKNCDKGQSFLSEAPESPATSSYRNIIQRIQEYCDQRHFQEDNTIYEWNKN; via the exons ATGGCTGAGGCGGCGGTCGGGACGCGGCCCGAGG AGTGCCCAGGGACCAGCAGTGCCCAAGCGGGCAGGGCCGCCGCCTGCCAGGGATGTCCCAACCAGAGCCTCTGCGCTGGCGGCGCCGCCGGACCGGACCCGG CGGAGCTGCGGGAGCGGCTGCGTTCGGTGAAGCACACGGTGCTGGTGCTGTCGGGGAAGGGCGGCGTGGGGAAGAGCACCTTCAGCGCCATCCTGGCCCACGGGCTGGCGGCGGATGAGGCCAAGCAG GTTGCTCTGCTGGACATAGACATATGTGGGCCATCAATCCCCAAAATGATGGGTCTAGAAGGGGAACAG GTTCATCAGAGTGGATCTGGATGGTCTCCAGTG tATGTTGAAGAAAACTTGGGTGTAATGTCTGTGGGATTTTTGCTTAGTAGTCCTGATGATGCTGTCATCTGGAGGGGACCAAAAAAAAATG gGTTAATCAAACAATTTCTCCGTGATGTTGACTGGGGTGAAATTGATTACCTGATTGTAGATACACCTCCAGGGACATCAGATGAACACTTATCTATTGTGCAGTATCTCAGTGCAGCACACATAGATGGTGCTGTTATAATCACTACCCCACAG GAAATATCACTGCAGGATGTTCGGAAGGAGATCAACTTCTGCCACAAAGTGAAACTGCCAATCATAGGTGTTGTGGAAAATATGAGTGGCTTTATATGTCCAAAGTGTAAG AATGAATCTCAGATCTTTCCCCCTACTACTGGAGGTGCAGAGAAGATGTGCCAGAATTTAAATGTTTCCCTTTTGGGTAAAGTGCCTCTAGATCCGCAAATAG GCAAAAACTGTGACAAAGGCCAGTCTTTCCTGTCTGAAGCACCTGAGTCTCCAGCTACATCATCTTACAGGAATATCATTCAAA GAATTCAGGAATACTGTGATCAACGCCATTTTCAAGAAGACAATACTATCTATGAgtggaataaaaattaa
- the NUBP1 gene encoding cytosolic Fe-S cluster assembly factor NUBP1 isoform X1 → MAEAAVGTRPEECPGTSSAQAGRAAACQGCPNQSLCAGGAAGPDPAEAAELRERLRSVKHTVLVLSGKGGVGKSTFSAILAHGLAADEAKQVALLDIDICGPSIPKMMGLEGEQVHQSGSGWSPVYVEENLGVMSVGFLLSSPDDAVIWRGPKKNGLIKQFLRDVDWGEIDYLIVDTPPGTSDEHLSIVQYLSAAHIDGAVIITTPQEISLQDVRKEINFCHKVKLPIIGVVENMSGFICPKCKNESQIFPPTTGGAEKMCQNLNVSLLGKVPLDPQIGKNCDKGQSFLSEAPESPATSSYRNIIQRIQEYCDQRHFQEDNTIYEWNKN, encoded by the exons ATGGCTGAGGCGGCGGTCGGGACGCGGCCCGAGG AGTGCCCAGGGACCAGCAGTGCCCAAGCGGGCAGGGCCGCCGCCTGCCAGGGATGTCCCAACCAGAGCCTCTGCGCTGGCGGCGCCGCCGGACCGGACCCGG CGGAGGCAGCGGAGCTGCGGGAGCGGCTGCGTTCGGTGAAGCACACGGTGCTGGTGCTGTCGGGGAAGGGCGGCGTGGGGAAGAGCACCTTCAGCGCCATCCTGGCCCACGGGCTGGCGGCGGATGAGGCCAAGCAG GTTGCTCTGCTGGACATAGACATATGTGGGCCATCAATCCCCAAAATGATGGGTCTAGAAGGGGAACAG GTTCATCAGAGTGGATCTGGATGGTCTCCAGTG tATGTTGAAGAAAACTTGGGTGTAATGTCTGTGGGATTTTTGCTTAGTAGTCCTGATGATGCTGTCATCTGGAGGGGACCAAAAAAAAATG gGTTAATCAAACAATTTCTCCGTGATGTTGACTGGGGTGAAATTGATTACCTGATTGTAGATACACCTCCAGGGACATCAGATGAACACTTATCTATTGTGCAGTATCTCAGTGCAGCACACATAGATGGTGCTGTTATAATCACTACCCCACAG GAAATATCACTGCAGGATGTTCGGAAGGAGATCAACTTCTGCCACAAAGTGAAACTGCCAATCATAGGTGTTGTGGAAAATATGAGTGGCTTTATATGTCCAAAGTGTAAG AATGAATCTCAGATCTTTCCCCCTACTACTGGAGGTGCAGAGAAGATGTGCCAGAATTTAAATGTTTCCCTTTTGGGTAAAGTGCCTCTAGATCCGCAAATAG GCAAAAACTGTGACAAAGGCCAGTCTTTCCTGTCTGAAGCACCTGAGTCTCCAGCTACATCATCTTACAGGAATATCATTCAAA GAATTCAGGAATACTGTGATCAACGCCATTTTCAAGAAGACAATACTATCTATGAgtggaataaaaattaa
- the NUBP1 gene encoding cytosolic Fe-S cluster assembly factor NUBP1 isoform X3, producing the protein MRPSRLGKQPSARLFSAGWLGPFVFQVALLDIDICGPSIPKMMGLEGEQVHQSGSGWSPVYVEENLGVMSVGFLLSSPDDAVIWRGPKKNGLIKQFLRDVDWGEIDYLIVDTPPGTSDEHLSIVQYLSAAHIDGAVIITTPQEISLQDVRKEINFCHKVKLPIIGVVENMSGFICPKCKNESQIFPPTTGGAEKMCQNLNVSLLGKVPLDPQIGKNCDKGQSFLSEAPESPATSSYRNIIQRIQEYCDQRHFQEDNTIYEWNKN; encoded by the exons ATGAGGCCAAGCAG GCTTGGGAAGCAGCCCTCTGCACGCTTGTTTTCAGCGGGGTGGCTTGGTCCGTTTGTTTTCCAGGTTGCTCTGCTGGACATAGACATATGTGGGCCATCAATCCCCAAAATGATGGGTCTAGAAGGGGAACAG GTTCATCAGAGTGGATCTGGATGGTCTCCAGTG tATGTTGAAGAAAACTTGGGTGTAATGTCTGTGGGATTTTTGCTTAGTAGTCCTGATGATGCTGTCATCTGGAGGGGACCAAAAAAAAATG gGTTAATCAAACAATTTCTCCGTGATGTTGACTGGGGTGAAATTGATTACCTGATTGTAGATACACCTCCAGGGACATCAGATGAACACTTATCTATTGTGCAGTATCTCAGTGCAGCACACATAGATGGTGCTGTTATAATCACTACCCCACAG GAAATATCACTGCAGGATGTTCGGAAGGAGATCAACTTCTGCCACAAAGTGAAACTGCCAATCATAGGTGTTGTGGAAAATATGAGTGGCTTTATATGTCCAAAGTGTAAG AATGAATCTCAGATCTTTCCCCCTACTACTGGAGGTGCAGAGAAGATGTGCCAGAATTTAAATGTTTCCCTTTTGGGTAAAGTGCCTCTAGATCCGCAAATAG GCAAAAACTGTGACAAAGGCCAGTCTTTCCTGTCTGAAGCACCTGAGTCTCCAGCTACATCATCTTACAGGAATATCATTCAAA GAATTCAGGAATACTGTGATCAACGCCATTTTCAAGAAGACAATACTATCTATGAgtggaataaaaattaa
- the TVP23A gene encoding Golgi apparatus membrane protein TVP23 homolog A isoform X1, with protein MKQALVDDTEDVSLDFGSEEELALRKARIRHPLATFFHLFFRVSAIITYLFCDWFSNSFVACFVTILLLLSFDFWSVKNVTGRLLVGLRWWNQIDEDGKSHWVFEAKRVPTIAASTEAEARIFWLGLIICPVIWTVFFFSTLFSLKLKWLALVIAGISLQTANLYGYIHCKLGGQKSISRLTSRLFVTDIPKRQTRRISEDPIEEHGKTGTR; from the exons ATGAAGCAG GCGCTGGTGGACGACACCGAGGATGTGTCCCTCGACTTCGGGAGCGAGGAGGAGCTGGCGCTGCGGAAAGCGAGGATAAG gcaCCCACTGGCCACTTTTTTCCACTTGTTCTTCCGAGTGAGTGCCATTATTACCTACTTGTTCTGTGACTGGTTCAGCAACAGCTTTGTTGCCTGTTTTGTCACTATTCTCCTCCTTCTATCTTTTGACTTTTGGTCAGTTAAG AATGTGACAGGAAGACTCTTGGTTGGTTTACGTTGGTGGAACCAGATTGATGAAGATGGAAAAAGCCACTGGGTGTTTGAAGCAAAAAGA GTGCCTACAATAGCTGCCTCAACTGAAGCTGAAGCTCGAATCTTCTGGCTTGGCCTCATTATCTGTCCAGTCATTTGGACAGTGTTTTTCTTTAGCACCTTGTTCTCCTTGAAACTGAAATGGCTG GCTCTTGTGATAGCTGGGATCTCCCTTCAGACTGCTAATTTATATGGCTACATCCACTGCAAATTAGGGGGACAAAAAAGCATCAGCAGACTAACTTCAAGGCTTTTTGTCACAGATATTCCCAAGA GACAGACAAGGAGGATTTCAGAAGATCCCATTGAAGAACATGGGAAGACAGGCACTAGATAA
- the TVP23A gene encoding Golgi apparatus membrane protein TVP23 homolog A isoform X3, translating to MKQALVDDTEDVSLDFGSEEELALRKARIRHPLATFFHLFFRNVTGRLLVGLRWWNQIDEDGKSHWVFEAKRVPTIAASTEAEARIFWLGLIICPVIWTVFFFSTLFSLKLKWLALVIAGISLQTANLYGYIHCKLGGQKSISRLTSRLFVTDIPKRQTRRISEDPIEEHGKTGTR from the exons ATGAAGCAG GCGCTGGTGGACGACACCGAGGATGTGTCCCTCGACTTCGGGAGCGAGGAGGAGCTGGCGCTGCGGAAAGCGAGGATAAG gcaCCCACTGGCCACTTTTTTCCACTTGTTCTTCCGA AATGTGACAGGAAGACTCTTGGTTGGTTTACGTTGGTGGAACCAGATTGATGAAGATGGAAAAAGCCACTGGGTGTTTGAAGCAAAAAGA GTGCCTACAATAGCTGCCTCAACTGAAGCTGAAGCTCGAATCTTCTGGCTTGGCCTCATTATCTGTCCAGTCATTTGGACAGTGTTTTTCTTTAGCACCTTGTTCTCCTTGAAACTGAAATGGCTG GCTCTTGTGATAGCTGGGATCTCCCTTCAGACTGCTAATTTATATGGCTACATCCACTGCAAATTAGGGGGACAAAAAAGCATCAGCAGACTAACTTCAAGGCTTTTTGTCACAGATATTCCCAAGA GACAGACAAGGAGGATTTCAGAAGATCCCATTGAAGAACATGGGAAGACAGGCACTAGATAA
- the TVP23A gene encoding Golgi apparatus membrane protein TVP23 homolog A isoform X2: protein MKQALVDDTEDVSLDFGSEEELALRKARIRHPLATFFHLFFRVSAIITYLFCDWFSNSFVACFVTILLLLSFDFWSVKNVTGRLLVGLRWWNQIDEDGKSHWVFEAKRVPTIAASTEAEARIFWLGLIICPVIWTVFFFSTLFSLKLKWLALVIAGISLQTANLYGYIHCKLGGQKSISRLTSRLFVTDIPKSSSSLL, encoded by the exons ATGAAGCAG GCGCTGGTGGACGACACCGAGGATGTGTCCCTCGACTTCGGGAGCGAGGAGGAGCTGGCGCTGCGGAAAGCGAGGATAAG gcaCCCACTGGCCACTTTTTTCCACTTGTTCTTCCGAGTGAGTGCCATTATTACCTACTTGTTCTGTGACTGGTTCAGCAACAGCTTTGTTGCCTGTTTTGTCACTATTCTCCTCCTTCTATCTTTTGACTTTTGGTCAGTTAAG AATGTGACAGGAAGACTCTTGGTTGGTTTACGTTGGTGGAACCAGATTGATGAAGATGGAAAAAGCCACTGGGTGTTTGAAGCAAAAAGA GTGCCTACAATAGCTGCCTCAACTGAAGCTGAAGCTCGAATCTTCTGGCTTGGCCTCATTATCTGTCCAGTCATTTGGACAGTGTTTTTCTTTAGCACCTTGTTCTCCTTGAAACTGAAATGGCTG GCTCTTGTGATAGCTGGGATCTCCCTTCAGACTGCTAATTTATATGGCTACATCCACTGCAAATTAGGGGGACAAAAAAGCATCAGCAGACTAACTTCAAGGCTTTTTGTCACAGATATTCCCAAGA GCTCTTCCAGTCTTCTGTGA